A section of the Drosophila sechellia strain sech25 chromosome 3L, ASM438219v1, whole genome shotgun sequence genome encodes:
- the LOC6605780 gene encoding peptide methionine sulfoxide reductase isoform X2, whose protein sequence is MRCLPGYGYGLTFLFLSTVRNEQKELNISPVHDVNVTKATATFGMGCFWGAESLYGATRGVLRTTVGYAGGSSDLPTYRKMGDHTEVLEIDYDPTVISFKELLDLFWNNHEYGLTTPIKRQYASLILYHDEEQKQVAHASKLEEQERRAPEVITTEIASKENFYPAEAYHQKYRLQGHKDLASSLNLSPKLLQTSYVATKLNGYLAGVGGIEQFKSEAETMGLTPTQRQYCYYHVEQNEGQGLYC, encoded by the exons ATGCGCTGTTTGCCGGGCTACGGTTACGGCCTCACGTTTCTGTTTTTG AGCACCGTTCGCAATGAACAAAAGGAGCTGAACATTTCGCCGGTTCACGATGTGAATGTCACCAAAGCCACGGCCACCTTCGGCATGGGTTGCTTCTGGGGCGCAGAATCCCTGTATGGAGCCACACGTGGAGTTTTGAGAACCACCGTAGGCTACGCCGGCGGCAGCTCGGATTTGCCAACGTACCGTAAAAT GGGTGATCATACGGAGGTGCTGGAAATCGACTATGATCCCACGGTCATTAGCTTCAAGGAGCTGCTGGATCTGTTCTGGAACAACCATGAGTATGGCCTGACCACGCCCATCAAGAGGCAGTACGCCTCCTTGATTCTGTACCACGATGAGGAGCAGAAGCAGGTGGCTCATGCCTCCAAATTGGAGGAGCAAGAGCGCCGTGCCCCGGAGGTCATAACCACTGAGATTGCATCCAAGGAGAACTTTTACCCAGCCGAGGC GTACCACCAGAAGTATAGGTTGCAGGGCCACAAGGATCTCGCCTCCTCGCTGAATCTCAGCCCCAAACTGCTGCAGACCAGCTATGTGGCCACCAAACTGAATGGCTACCTGGCCGGAGTCGGCGGCATCGAGCAGTTCAAGTCGGAGGCGGAGACCATGGGTCTGACGCCCACCCAACGGCAGTACTGCTACTACCACGTGGAGCAGAACGAGGGCCAGGGTCTCTACTGCTGA
- the LOC6605780 gene encoding peptide methionine sulfoxide reductase isoform X1 — protein MSLTITSSVTHPELKDLSTVRNEQKELNISPVHDVNVTKATATFGMGCFWGAESLYGATRGVLRTTVGYAGGSSDLPTYRKMGDHTEVLEIDYDPTVISFKELLDLFWNNHEYGLTTPIKRQYASLILYHDEEQKQVAHASKLEEQERRAPEVITTEIASKENFYPAEAYHQKYRLQGHKDLASSLNLSPKLLQTSYVATKLNGYLAGVGGIEQFKSEAETMGLTPTQRQYCYYHVEQNEGQGLYC, from the exons ATGTCTCTGACTATTACTTCCAGTGTCACTCATCCTGAGCTCAAGGATCTG AGCACCGTTCGCAATGAACAAAAGGAGCTGAACATTTCGCCGGTTCACGATGTGAATGTCACCAAAGCCACGGCCACCTTCGGCATGGGTTGCTTCTGGGGCGCAGAATCCCTGTATGGAGCCACACGTGGAGTTTTGAGAACCACCGTAGGCTACGCCGGCGGCAGCTCGGATTTGCCAACGTACCGTAAAAT GGGTGATCATACGGAGGTGCTGGAAATCGACTATGATCCCACGGTCATTAGCTTCAAGGAGCTGCTGGATCTGTTCTGGAACAACCATGAGTATGGCCTGACCACGCCCATCAAGAGGCAGTACGCCTCCTTGATTCTGTACCACGATGAGGAGCAGAAGCAGGTGGCTCATGCCTCCAAATTGGAGGAGCAAGAGCGCCGTGCCCCGGAGGTCATAACCACTGAGATTGCATCCAAGGAGAACTTTTACCCAGCCGAGGC GTACCACCAGAAGTATAGGTTGCAGGGCCACAAGGATCTCGCCTCCTCGCTGAATCTCAGCCCCAAACTGCTGCAGACCAGCTATGTGGCCACCAAACTGAATGGCTACCTGGCCGGAGTCGGCGGCATCGAGCAGTTCAAGTCGGAGGCGGAGACCATGGGTCTGACGCCCACCCAACGGCAGTACTGCTACTACCACGTGGAGCAGAACGAGGGCCAGGGTCTCTACTGCTGA
- the LOC6605780 gene encoding peptide methionine sulfoxide reductase isoform X4 produces the protein MFSRLFRNFKSTVRNEQKELNISPVHDVNVTKATATFGMGCFWGAESLYGATRGVLRTTVGYAGGSSDLPTYRKMGDHTEVLEIDYDPTVISFKELLDLFWNNHEYGLTTPIKRQYASLILYHDEEQKQVAHASKLEEQERRAPEVITTEIASKENFYPAEAYHQKYRLQGHKDLASSLNLSPKLLQTSYVATKLNGYLAGVGGIEQFKSEAETMGLTPTQRQYCYYHVEQNEGQGLYC, from the exons ATGTTTTCTCGGCTGTTTCGTAATTTCAAG AGCACCGTTCGCAATGAACAAAAGGAGCTGAACATTTCGCCGGTTCACGATGTGAATGTCACCAAAGCCACGGCCACCTTCGGCATGGGTTGCTTCTGGGGCGCAGAATCCCTGTATGGAGCCACACGTGGAGTTTTGAGAACCACCGTAGGCTACGCCGGCGGCAGCTCGGATTTGCCAACGTACCGTAAAAT GGGTGATCATACGGAGGTGCTGGAAATCGACTATGATCCCACGGTCATTAGCTTCAAGGAGCTGCTGGATCTGTTCTGGAACAACCATGAGTATGGCCTGACCACGCCCATCAAGAGGCAGTACGCCTCCTTGATTCTGTACCACGATGAGGAGCAGAAGCAGGTGGCTCATGCCTCCAAATTGGAGGAGCAAGAGCGCCGTGCCCCGGAGGTCATAACCACTGAGATTGCATCCAAGGAGAACTTTTACCCAGCCGAGGC GTACCACCAGAAGTATAGGTTGCAGGGCCACAAGGATCTCGCCTCCTCGCTGAATCTCAGCCCCAAACTGCTGCAGACCAGCTATGTGGCCACCAAACTGAATGGCTACCTGGCCGGAGTCGGCGGCATCGAGCAGTTCAAGTCGGAGGCGGAGACCATGGGTCTGACGCCCACCCAACGGCAGTACTGCTACTACCACGTGGAGCAGAACGAGGGCCAGGGTCTCTACTGCTGA
- the LOC6605780 gene encoding peptide methionine sulfoxide reductase isoform X3, producing MSLTITSSVTHPELKDLSTVRNEQKELNISPVHDVNVTKATATFGMGCFWGAESLYGATRGVLRTTVGYAGGSSDLPTGDHTEVLEIDYDPTVISFKELLDLFWNNHEYGLTTPIKRQYASLILYHDEEQKQVAHASKLEEQERRAPEVITTEIASKENFYPAEAYHQKYRLQGHKDLASSLNLSPKLLQTSYVATKLNGYLAGVGGIEQFKSEAETMGLTPTQRQYCYYHVEQNEGQGLYC from the exons ATGTCTCTGACTATTACTTCCAGTGTCACTCATCCTGAGCTCAAGGATCTG AGCACCGTTCGCAATGAACAAAAGGAGCTGAACATTTCGCCGGTTCACGATGTGAATGTCACCAAAGCCACGGCCACCTTCGGCATGGGTTGCTTCTGGGGCGCAGAATCCCTGTATGGAGCCACACGTGGAGTTTTGAGAACCACCGTAGGCTACGCCGGCGGCAGCTCGGATTTGCCAAC GGGTGATCATACGGAGGTGCTGGAAATCGACTATGATCCCACGGTCATTAGCTTCAAGGAGCTGCTGGATCTGTTCTGGAACAACCATGAGTATGGCCTGACCACGCCCATCAAGAGGCAGTACGCCTCCTTGATTCTGTACCACGATGAGGAGCAGAAGCAGGTGGCTCATGCCTCCAAATTGGAGGAGCAAGAGCGCCGTGCCCCGGAGGTCATAACCACTGAGATTGCATCCAAGGAGAACTTTTACCCAGCCGAGGC GTACCACCAGAAGTATAGGTTGCAGGGCCACAAGGATCTCGCCTCCTCGCTGAATCTCAGCCCCAAACTGCTGCAGACCAGCTATGTGGCCACCAAACTGAATGGCTACCTGGCCGGAGTCGGCGGCATCGAGCAGTTCAAGTCGGAGGCGGAGACCATGGGTCTGACGCCCACCCAACGGCAGTACTGCTACTACCACGTGGAGCAGAACGAGGGCCAGGGTCTCTACTGCTGA
- the LOC6605780 gene encoding peptide methionine sulfoxide reductase isoform X5: MFSRLFRNFKSTVRNEQKELNISPVHDVNVTKATATFGMGCFWGAESLYGATRGVLRTTVGYAGGSSDLPTGDHTEVLEIDYDPTVISFKELLDLFWNNHEYGLTTPIKRQYASLILYHDEEQKQVAHASKLEEQERRAPEVITTEIASKENFYPAEAYHQKYRLQGHKDLASSLNLSPKLLQTSYVATKLNGYLAGVGGIEQFKSEAETMGLTPTQRQYCYYHVEQNEGQGLYC, translated from the exons ATGTTTTCTCGGCTGTTTCGTAATTTCAAG AGCACCGTTCGCAATGAACAAAAGGAGCTGAACATTTCGCCGGTTCACGATGTGAATGTCACCAAAGCCACGGCCACCTTCGGCATGGGTTGCTTCTGGGGCGCAGAATCCCTGTATGGAGCCACACGTGGAGTTTTGAGAACCACCGTAGGCTACGCCGGCGGCAGCTCGGATTTGCCAAC GGGTGATCATACGGAGGTGCTGGAAATCGACTATGATCCCACGGTCATTAGCTTCAAGGAGCTGCTGGATCTGTTCTGGAACAACCATGAGTATGGCCTGACCACGCCCATCAAGAGGCAGTACGCCTCCTTGATTCTGTACCACGATGAGGAGCAGAAGCAGGTGGCTCATGCCTCCAAATTGGAGGAGCAAGAGCGCCGTGCCCCGGAGGTCATAACCACTGAGATTGCATCCAAGGAGAACTTTTACCCAGCCGAGGC GTACCACCAGAAGTATAGGTTGCAGGGCCACAAGGATCTCGCCTCCTCGCTGAATCTCAGCCCCAAACTGCTGCAGACCAGCTATGTGGCCACCAAACTGAATGGCTACCTGGCCGGAGTCGGCGGCATCGAGCAGTTCAAGTCGGAGGCGGAGACCATGGGTCTGACGCCCACCCAACGGCAGTACTGCTACTACCACGTGGAGCAGAACGAGGGCCAGGGTCTCTACTGCTGA